Within Chloroflexota bacterium, the genomic segment CTCGCCGTTGCGCACGACGATGAGGTCCAGGCTGGGGACGACCAGCAGCACCTGATGGCCCGCCCCGGCGCCGGCGAAGGCATCACGCGGCACGGCGGGCCACACGCCATCGCGGTTCGTATACCAGCCGAGCGTCGGCGCCGGCTGGGGGTTGCCCGGCGGCCGATCCGGGAGCGGGGTGCCCGCGTAGGAGAGCGCTCGATCCACCCAGGCGGCATCGACCAACCGTCGGCCCTGCCACTCGCCCTTGTGCATCATGAGCCGCCCCACCCGGGCCACGGCCCGCGCCGTGAACTCGGCTCCGCCCCAGTTCGCGTACAGCTTCAGCCCGTCCACCTCAAAGGGGCCACCATAGCCGATGGACCACGCATCCTCGGGCACGCCGATGGGGTCCATGATCCGCTCCTTGAGCAAGGTGCGGATATCCGACTGGGGCGCGCCCTGTAAACTGGCCGTGACCGCGTAGGCCAGCGCGGCGAAGCCCGGGTTGCTGTAGGCATAGCGCGTGCCCGGGGGGAAGACGACCGGCGCCTGGTGGAGCGCGATGGAGAAGGGATCTCCCTGCTCCGATGTCATCTCCCCCGCGTGCTGAAGGCGCTCGGCGACGGATGCATGTCCCCATTGTCGCCAGGCCGACCGCCAGAAGGCCGCCTTCCAGCCGCCCTGATCCAGGTGCCCCTTGCCCGGGGTCGCCGCGTCCTCGATGCCGGAGGAATGGGTCGCCAGATGGCGGATGGTGATCCGCGATTTCAGCGGGTCGTCCTTCCAGGCGGGGATGTACTTCCCCGCCGGGTCGTTCGCGCCGATCCGGCCGTCGTCCAGCGCCACCAGGAGCGACATGCCGCCTACCAGGGCCTTGGCCAGCGAGGCCGTGTAGTGGCGCCGATCCGGCCCGAGATCCGGCGCGTACCACTCGTACACGATCCGGTCATGCCGGATGATGAGCAAGGCCATCGTCCCTCGCGCGGTCAGATCCTGGCGCAGCGCGTCCAGCCGGGCGCCGTCCATGCCCCGCTCCTCCGGCGAGGCCGTCTGCCACGTGAACGTGTTCGGCATCACGGCCCTCTCGTTCATTTTGAGACGGCGGCGGTCGAAAACGCGCCGCTTAAGCGCTATGCCAACCGTAGGGGCTGGGTCACCCGGCCCTCATTGGTATCAAATTAAGCGATACGGAAGCGTGGCCCCGCACCTCTGGGGTGGTTCGGAGGGGCTACCGCCCCTCCGAAGAAATCTATTTTCAGCCCCTCACCTGCCCCGTGGGGCCGGAGGCCATCGGCCAAAGCCCCAACCGGGCAGGGAAAAGGCGAGAGAAAGCGTTTTTCCGCGGAGGGGCTTCCCCTCCGCACCTCCCTTTTCAGGTGCGACCGCCCGTGGAGGGAAAAGCGACAGGCGGGGGCCTCGCCCATGCTGTTCAGTTGATGCGAATAGGGCTGGGTCACCCGACCCTCTACCGCTGCCGACCGGGTGGGCCATGAAACAAGGTACTCCGGCCCCGATCCCGGCAGATGAACGGCGCAATCCGTATATCTTGATGTGGATAGCAGAAGGCACCCCCCTCCGCCACCCACACGCTACCCACAGATGGTTCAGAGCGGTAGGGGCAGGTCTGAGACCTGCCTCTACAAGGGCGGACGTTCCTCCGAGCTATTCCGGAAGGCAAGGATAGCTCCCATATTGCTTCATTCGATGCGTGGGCGAGGCAGCGCCTCTACGTTTTCGTCACCCGCACACCCAGCGCCTCGATCTGCGCCACCATCTCGGGGTCCACGTCGCCATCGGTGATGATGCAGGTCGCCGCGGTGATGGGGGCCACGAACGCGGTGGACACGCGGCCGAACTTGGTGTGATCGGCCACGATGATCAGCTCCTGCCCCGACCGGATGATGGCCCGATCGGTCATGGTCTCCGGCACATAGTCGTTGGTCAGGCCATGCTCAGGGTGGATGGCCCGGATCCCCATGATGACCTTGTCCGCCCGTAGCTCCTTCAGCGCCTGCTCCGTCAGATGGCCGATCATGGACAGCTCGGAGCGACGGAAGGTGCCCCCCAGGATGATGAGCTCGATGTCGGGATCCTCGGCCAGCTCGTTGGCGATGCTGAGCGCGTTGGTGATAACGGTGAGACCGCGGCGGCCATGTAGTGCCCGGGCCACCTCCAGCGTCGTCGTGCCCGAGCCCAGGAAGATCGTCTCCCCATCCCGCACCAGGGCCGCGGCCGCACGGCCGATGCGCTGTTTCTCGCCGTGCTGCTCGTGCAGCCGCTGAAGGACCGGCGGCTCCGGCGCGGCCTGCGGCACCGACATGGCGCCGCCGTGGACGCGCTGGATCAAACCCAGGCTGTGCAGTTTCTCCAGATCGCGACGGATCGTAGCTTCGCTCACATCGAAGCGACGGCTGAGCTCGGCCACCGTCGCCCGCTGCCGAACGCGTACGAACTCGACGATCTCCCGTTGTCGTTCCTCGGTGAGTTGTGCCATCACGAAATCCTAGCGGGGCAAGGTGAGCGCAATCAACCACAGTGTAGCAGATTCGAAGCCATCTGTCAACACATTTCTGGTCGTTTTTGCTCATTTCTGCTCATTTATGACCAAACGAAACCACCCCCAGGATGGGCGCCCGACGAATCCGCACGGAGGCGCACTTCCGCATTCCCGAGGTAGCTCAGAGGAGCGGACACCCCCTTTGGGGAACCGATCCGCCGGCGGTCTCATCCATGCCGTTCCATGGATGGGCGATGGAGAGAGGCGGGGTATGCCGTCCCTCACCGCGGCCGCCGTTGACATCCGCGGCGAAGGGCTCTATGATCTGCGCTGGGGAGGGAACCATGAACGTGATCGGGACTTACGACCTGCACAGCCACACTACGTTCTCCGACGGCACGCACGACGTGCGAATGATGGTCCGGGCGGCTGAGGCCGCACAGCTCCACGTCTACGCGATCACGGACCATCTGATGGAGGGAAGCCGGCTGTGGAAGAGCGACGCGCCGATAGATGCCCTCCTCGCGGCCGTGGACGAGGCGCAAGAGGAGACGGCGATCACGTTGCTGGTGGGAGTGGAGGGAACGATCGAGGGGCCGGACGGCGCGGTAAGCGTGGGACGGGAGTTGGCCGCCCGGCTTGATCTGGTGCTGGTGGACTTCGGCTTCCGCACGGCCGGGGTGTTCGCGGACGCGCCCGCGTCCAAGGGACGACTCATCCGTAACGCGCTGGACGCGGTGATCCACGCCTGCCAGCACCCATGGGTGGACGTGATCGCCCACCCGTTCAACCTGGGGCGCTGCCAGCCGGCCGTCGATCTGCGAGAGCTGCCCGCGTCCGGGCTGGATGAGGCGGCCGCCGCCTTCGCCGAGACGGGAACCATCTTCGAGGTGATGACGCAGATGTACTTCTGGTTCCCCAACATGACGGTGGCCGCCCTGACGGACGCTTATGTCGATCTGGTGGCCCGCTTCGCTGCGGCGGGTGTGCGCTTCAGCGTGGGCAGCGACGCGCACCGCACCGGCTCCGTGGGGAACCTGATATGGCCGCGCGTCGTCCTGGAGCGGGCCGGCGTGCCCGCATCCCAGCTGATCGATCCACTACGCGATCTGCCCCTGCGACATCGCCACCGCTGACTCAGCGATTGCCCCCCAGCAGCGTGCCCAGATCGATGTTCAGGCCACCACTGCTGCCCTTGCCGCCCACCTGGGGCATGAACTGGGCGATCTTGTTGGCCAGTTTGGACATGGGCATGGTCTGCAGCCACACCCGGCCAGGGCCCCGAAGCGTGGCCAGGAACAGTCCCTCGCCACCCAACAGGATGTTGCTGATCCCCTTCACGATGGTGACGTCGAAGTCCACCGTGGGATCCATCATGGCCAGGTGACCGGTGTCCACCTTCAGCTCCTGCCCGGCCTCCAGGTTATACTCCACGATCTCGCCGTCGAAGTTGACGAAGACCAGGCCGGGGCCGGTGAGCTTCTGCATGATGAACCCCTCGCCACCGAAGAGCCCTGCGCCCAACCGTCGCCGGAACTGCATATCCAGATCCACCGACCGCTCGGCGCACATGAAGGCGTCCTTCTGGACGATGATGGTCTGCCCCTTCTCCAGCTCCACGGGGACGATCTTGCCGGGGAACTCGGCGGCGAAGGCGATGGTGCCGGGGCCGTCGTTGGTGTAATACTCGACCACGAACAGCGCCTCGCCGGAGAGGGCACGACGCAGCATCTTGCCCAGCCCGCCGCCGGTGGTGGTCTTCATCTCTACGTTGCCACTCATCCAGCTCATGCCGCCGGACTCGGAGTAGATGCGCTGGCCGGGCTGCAGCTCGATGGTGACCACGGGCAACGTCGTGCCCTCGATGCGATAATTCAAAGCCATGCGTAAACCTCCTCGATAGAAGACGATGGGGAGAGATCGTCAGTGCTCAGGCTATGAACGCCGTCGGGAAGGCGATCCTTCGCAATCCCGGAGGCACAAGAGGATTATACACGACATATGGCCGTGCACCTAATGGTATAAGATTCCCGGGTGAAGCCCACCGCACATGCAGTACACAGCGAAAGGCAGCGGCTGTTCTGCGCCGCAGCCCATCACTCTGAAATTTCTCCGGCAAAGCTTTCCGTCCCGGACTCGTGCGTCGCTGGTGAGCTCTCGCGTCCATATCACGGTAACGGAACTCGCCCGGAGCGCCTGACGCTTCGGCGTTGAGCCACCACCGGTCGATATTCCCGCGTTGTTGACAAACCACGCTGCTCACGCCATAATAGATAACATAGCCAAGCTGTTACGCTACCGCTCACCCCGTTTATACCCCGTTCAGCTTACAGACGAGAACAGCCAGACGGAGGAGGGAGGATCATGCGCCAGCACCTGCCTGCCGCTCTCGGCCTCATCATCATGGTATCCCTGCTTATGTCGGGCGGAGCACTTCCCAGCGCAGCCCAACCGCAACCGGCCTCCCTTCCCTATCCTCTCGACGGGTCACCTCCCCGCTCCGACGATTCCCAAGTGGCCGACGCGTTCCGTAGCAGCCCTGTCATGTTCATCGAGAACGTGGGGCAATTCGACGCGCGCGCCCGCTTCCAGGTGCGCGGCGTCATCGGCACCATGTGGCTGACCGAGGACGCCATCTGGATCACCCTCATCGAACGGCCGCGGGCCGAGGCATGGGAGCTCTTCGGTCCGATACGTGATCATGGGAAGCGTGAAGACGAACCGCTCCGTGGTGTGAACCTGAAGCTTACCTTCCCCGGCGCCAATCCACATCCTCGCCTGGAGCCGTTCGACCGGCTGGACACGGTGGTCAGTTATTTTATCGGGAACGACCCCGACAGATGGTATCCTGACGTGCCAGTATGGGGTGGCGTGCGCTACGTGGACCTGTACCCAGGCGTGGATCTGGAGCTGAGCAGCCGGGATGGGCGGTGGATATGGCGAGCGATAGCTCGGGATAAGGCAGCGTTATCCCAGGTACGCCTACGGGTGGAGGGAGCGGAGACGGTGGTCATCGACGGAGATATCATGCGTTTGACCACGGCCGTGGGTGAACTGATCCTGCCCTCAAATGCAGCACACATCAGTGGGCAAACCTTTGATGTAACATCTCTCTCCATCCCAACGCCTCCGGCGGTAGTCGCGAGTTCGTCGTCAGGCTCTCAGTGGGACAACCCGGATGAGCTGCTCTACGCTACCTTCCTAGGAGGGTTCACCAGAGAGTTGAGCGATGCCATTGCCGTAGATGGGACAGGAAGCGCCTACGTGACGGGAGGGACTTGGTCCTTTGATTTCCCTACTACGCCAGGCGCCTTCGATATCGGCTACAATGATCATGGCGATGTCTTTGTGGCCAAGTTGAACGCCTATGGCACGGCTCTAGACTACGCTACCTTCCTGGGAGGGAGCGAATCAGATTGGGGCCATGCCATTGCCGTAGATGGGACAGGAAGCGCCTACGTGACGGGAGGGACTTGGTCCTTTGATTTCCCCACTACATCAGGCGCCTTCGATACCAGCTACAATACTGGTCCAGGCCCCGATGCCTTTGTGGTCAAGTTGAACATCGACGGCACTGGGTTGCTTTATGCCACCTTCCTGGGGGGAAGCTCTGGTGATTTGGGCATGGATATCGCCGTAGATGGTGCGGGCTATGCCTACCTAACAGGTAGTACATCTTCCCCTGACTTCCCCACCACGTATGATGCCCTCGATACCAGCTATAACGGCGGTGAAGATGTCTTTGTGGCTAGATTAAGTACTAATGGCACAGTGCTAATCTACGCTACCTTCCTGGGAGGAAGATCCACTGATCTGGGTCGAGGCATCGCTGTGGACACAGCTAGGCGCATCTATGTGACGGGCACTTCCTTTTCCTCCGACTTTCCCACCACGCCGAGCGCCTTCGACACGACCCAGAATGGCGACTACGACGTCTTTGTAGTGAGATTAAACGCTGCTTACGGAGTTCTAGACTACGCTACCTTCCTGGGAGGGAGCGAATCGGATTGGGGCCATGCCATCGCCGTAGATGGGACAGGAAGCGCCTACGTGACGGGAGAGACCGAATCCACTAATTTCCCCACTACGCAGGGCGCTTTCGATGCCACCCACAGTACTACTCCAGGCCCCGATGCCTTTGTGGCTAAATTGAACATGGACGGCAATGGGCTGCTTTATTCTACCTTCCTGGGAGGAGAAGGGTTTGAAAGATCTTGTTCTATCGTCGTAGGCGAAAATGGAGAGGCTTATCTCGTAGGACAAACTCACTCGCCCGATTTTCCCATCACAACGGATGCTTTCGATACAACCTACAATGGGGGGCTCGACACCTTTGTGGCCAAGTTGAACGCCTATGGCACGGCTCTAGACTACGCTACCTTCCTGGGAGGGAGCGAATCGGATTGGGGCCGCTCAATTGCCGTGGATAGGGCAGGAAGCGCCTACGTGATAGGAGAGACCCAATCCACTAATTTCCCTACTACGCAGGGCGCTTTCGATCGCAACTACCATGGCGAGTACGATGCTTTTGTTGTAAAGCTAGCACTTGGCGTTACTGTCACTCCAACGTCTACTCCAACTCCTACCATCACACCATATCCTACCCCCAGCGGCCTTTCATACCTGATCCCACGGGCAGGCCAACCGCCCATTCTCGACGGCAACGTGGAGGATTGGGATAGCATCCCTGCGCTCTCGCTTAACAAAGATAACGCCAGCACTCTCGTTGGCCAAGTCCCCAGTCCCGCTGATCTCAGCGCTACATTGCGCGCCGCATGGGATCCGGATCATCTCTACTTCGCCGCTACCATCAACGACGATGTGCTCATCGGCAACGACAGCCTCTTCGTCTGGCAGGACGATGCCTTTGAGTTAGGCATCCACATCCCCACCGATCGCTCTCATCAATTTACCCTCGCGCTGGATGGTCGCCAGGCCGACCAGGGTAGCGCCATTTCGTCCCTCACCGTCGTCACAAGCGTCATCTCCGGCGGGTGGTCACTGGAGGTCGCTATCCCTATCGACGCGCTGGGAAGCGGTCCGCTGACCACCGATCAGTGGTACCCCTTTACCTTCGCCCTGAAAGATGATGACGTGGGCAATGACAGTTCAACCCAGACCACGCTGATCTGGCAGGGCGACTCCACTTACTCTGTGCAGCCAAACTGGGGTATTCTGCGCCTGACCGGGCAGATCTACGACTTTCCGACGCCGACCCCCACGGCCACGCCTACACCTACACCTACGGCCACCCCGGTCCCTGGCTCTATCAGCGGCACGGTGTGGTTCGATCGGAATGGAGACGGCGTGCGAGATCCCGAGGAGCCCGGATTGGTTGATGTAACCATCCGGCTATTCGCAGGCAATACCCAGATCGCCTCCACGACCACACTAGGAGACGGCTCGTATCAATTCCCGTCACTGCCGCCGGGGACGTATCGAGTGCAGGGGCAGAATCCCCTCTGGCTGCGCTTCTCCAGCACCCCGGACGAGGTGCTCGTGGTCCTGTCAGCAGGCCAGGATGTCATCGTAGACTTCGGCGACTGGAACGGGCGCCCCGTCTGGGTGCCAATGATCCTGCGGAAGCGATAGCCTCGTGAGAACCCCGCTTCTCGCAGAGGCTGGGGTTCTCACGTTGTGGCTGGGAGGTATTCCATGAGATACAGAATCTTGATGCGATACCTGTCGACTGTGTTAGCCTATTCGCTCTTGTTGGCCACAATGTTATTTATCGGATTTCTATTGCCAAGTCCGTTAGTTGCTTCTCAATCGGTGAGAACTCGAGATGATGTCCTCAACACCTCCGGAGAGACGGGACAATGGCAGCCCATGAGCATGGTAAGCGCCCCAACTGGTCGGTATGGCCATACCGCCATTTGGACCGGTGAAGAAATGATTATCTGGGGTGGATATTATCACTTAAACCACTTTCTCAACGACGGCCACCGCTACAACCCAACTACTGATACCTGGACACCTATTTCAACGGAGAACGCTCCTATCGGCCGCCTGCGTCATACAGCCATCTGGACAGGACGCGAAATGATCATCTGGGGTGGTGAATCGGGCGGGGGCGGAGTGACGACAAACACCGGGGGACGCTATGATCCCGAAACCGATACCTGGAAGTCCATTACCCTGATTAATGCACCCTCGCCGCGTGAACAGCACTCGGCGGTGTGGACAGGTAAGGAGATGATCATCTGGGGAGGCTGCTCAACCGTTTACTGTACGCAGGTGTTTAGCGATGGCGGACGCTACGATCCTGAAAGTGACACCTGGACTTCTATTCCTCCTGCACCTGATTGGGTAGGAGCACGTCATTTTCACCAAGCTGTCTGGACGGGCGACAGGATGATCGTCTGGGGAGGATCGGAGAAAAAGCAGGGAGCATCCTACGATCCGAACACTAATACGTGGGCGCCCATTTCAATAATCAACGCACCCGCACCAACCTTTCAGGGAACTGGCATTTGGACAGACATGGAGATGATTGTTTGGGGAGGACGTACCATTTACTCAACGACCAGCAACTCCTCTTATGTAAACAGTGGCGGGCGATACAACCCGGCTACTGACACTTGGAGGCCAATCACGACTACCGACGCACCTCCTGCACGGTGGGCACACACGGCTGTATGGACCGGGCAAGAAATGATTGTCTGGGGTGGATGTGGAGATGAATGTTATAACACTGGCGGACGATATGATCCGGAAACGGATACATGGACAGCGCTGGATACCACCAATGCCCCTACACCCAGATCTAATCACAAAGCTGTTTGGACCAGCAACGTCATGCTGGTATGGGGTGGATGTAACCAAGGTGGCTGTGGCGATGTTATCTACTTTAACACAGGCGGCCGATACTCTCCTTCCGCCCCCCCAACACCTACCCCTGTCTCAACCACGCCCACACCCACTCCTACCCCAACCAGCACACCGACCCCGACGGCCACACCGTATCCGACACCCAGTGGTCCCTCATACTTGATACCAAAGGCAAATCAGCCCCCTATCCTTGACGGCGATGTGGCGGATTGGAGTGGCGTCCCCGCGCTCTCCCTCGACAAGGACAACGCCAGCACGATCATAGGTCAAGTCCCCAGTCCCTCCGACCTCAGCGCCACACTGCGCGCCGCCTGGGACCCCAATTACCTCTACTTCGCCGCCACGATCCACGATGACGTGCTCATCGGCAACGACAGCATCTTCATCTGGCAGGACGACGTTCTCGAGTTGGGCATCCACGTCCCCACCGACCGTTCCCATCAGTTCACCGCCGCTTTGGACGGCCGCCAGGCCGATCAGGGCAACGCCATCACATCCCTTACCGTCGTCACTCAAACCATCCCCAATGGCTGGTCCCTGGAGATCGCCATCCCCATCGATGCGCTGGGTAGCGGGTCCCTGGCCGCCGACCAAGAGTATCCCTTCACCTTCGCCTTGAAAGACGATGACGTGGGCCACAACAACCCCACGCAGACCACGTTGTTCTGGCAGGGCGATTCCACCTATTCCTTCCAGCCGGACTGGGGTATTTTAAGCCTGACCGGCCAGGTCTATAACTTCCCGCAGCCGACTGCAACTCCCACCCCAACCGCCACCCCAACATCCACAGCTACGCCTACACCCACACCAACATCAACACCCACGCCTACGTTGACCCCAACACCTACCCCCACGGCCACCCCAATCCCAGGCTCCATCAGTGGTACAGTATGGTTCGACCGAAACGGAAACGGCACCCGAGAGGCCGGGGAACCGGGATTGCTTGGGGTGACCATCCGGCTCTTCACCAGCGGCATACAGATCGGACAGGTGAACACGCTAGGCGACGGCTCCTATCAACTCCCGTCGCTGCCGCCGGGCACGTACCGGGTGCGGGAGCAGAATCCGCCCTGGCTGCAGTTCTCCAGCACACCTAACGATGTGCTCGTGATCCTGTCGGCAGGCCAGAGCGTCACCGTAGACTTCGGCGACTGGAACGGGCGTCCCGTCTGGGTGCCGATGATCCTGCGAGAGTGATGGCCTCGTAAGATCGGTCCTGGTCGCTCCGTTTGCACATCCCATGTAAACCACATCAACACATGCTCTATGGAGGAGGGATAATGAAACGTTTACTGGCCCTTACGCTCGGCAGCCTCATCACGTTGATTCTAGTGGCCGTAATCCAGGCCCAAGCTCTGTCTCTCCACGTTAACCCACCATCCCTGAAAAACAGAGCCGTGGCACTCCAGGATATATCCTTCCCCAGCGACCGAGACCCGCAAAGCGCCCCAGAAGCTCTTGAGACCTTCGTTGTCCCCTTTGGGAAGGGGATGGAAGGAGTTGCGACATCTCGATCATATGTCGGGAATGTCACCGTACGGGTGTCAGGAATCGGACAGGCGGCAGGCACGCGATGGTCAGACGCGTTCTACATCTTCACCGATTACGCTGGAAATCCCACTACCCCTACCCATCCCCGCGGATATATCAACTATGTGCTCTGGATCAACGGGGGACCAGCCGACCGATTCGTCCAGCCCATCCCTCCCTACAATTCAACCCACGTTTACACCTTTACAATTTCCGTCCCAAAGGGACCCATCACCTTTGCCGTCGGTGACGATGGCATATACGATAACACCGGATCCTACACGGTGACCATCATCACAGCCCAGGCTCTGGGCGCATCGTACGTTATCCCTCGCACAGAGAATCCTCCCACCATTGACGGGCTTGTCGATGAATGGGGAGGCGTTCCTTCACTCTCCCTTGATAAGGACAATGCCGATAGTGTTCAAGGGGAGGTCCCCACACCCACTGACCTCAGCGCCACCCTGAAAGCTGTCTGGGACTCTACCCATCTCTACTTCGCTGCTGTGATCCAAGACGACCAGCTCATCGGCAATGACAGTGCATTCGCCTGGCAAGATGACAGTCTCGAATTGGGCATCTATATCCCCTCTGATCGCTCTCACCAGTTCACCATCTCGCTGGACGGACGCCAAGCCGATCAAGGGAATACCATCACTTCCCTCACCCTCGTCACCCACACCGTTCCCGGAGGTTGGGCCCTGGAGGCAGCTATCCCCATAGAGGCCCTGGGAGGCGATCCCCTGGTCGCCGATCAGCGATATCCTTTCACCTTCGCTCTGAAGGACGATGATGTGGGGAACGACAACTCAACCCAAACCACAATGGTCTGGGAAGGGAACTCAACCTACTCTTTCCAGCAAGAGTGGGGCGAACTGCGGCTCAGCGGGCAGGTGTACGACTTCCCCACGCCGACTCCAACACCGACGCCTACGCCAACAAACACGCCTACACTCACTCCTACCCCAACCAGCACACCGACCCCAACGGCCACACCGTATCCGACACCCAGTGGCCTCTCATACCTGATACCGAAGGCGAATCAGCCCCCTATCCTCGACGGCGATGTGGCGGATTGGAGTGGCGTCCCCGCGCTCTCCCTCGACAAGAACAACGCCAGCGCCATCGTGGGCCAAGTCCCCAGCCTCACCGATCTCAGCGCCACACTGCACGCTGCCTGGGACCCCAATTACCTCTACTTCGCCGCCACGATCCACGATGACGTGCTCATCGGCAACGATAGCGTCTTCGTTTGGCAGGATGATGCCCTCGAACTGGGCATTCACGTCCCCGCTGACCGCTCCCATCAGTTCACCGC encodes:
- a CDS encoding serine hydrolase encodes the protein MPNTFTWQTASPEERGMDGARLDALRQDLTARGTMALLIIRHDRIVYEWYAPDLGPDRRHYTASLAKALVGGMSLLVALDDGRIGANDPAGKYIPAWKDDPLKSRITIRHLATHSSGIEDAATPGKGHLDQGGWKAAFWRSAWRQWGHASVAERLQHAGEMTSEQGDPFSIALHQAPVVFPPGTRYAYSNPGFAALAYAVTASLQGAPQSDIRTLLKERIMDPIGVPEDAWSIGYGGPFEVDGLKLYANWGGAEFTARAVARVGRLMMHKGEWQGRRLVDAAWVDRALSYAGTPLPDRPPGNPQPAPTLGWYTNRDGVWPAVPRDAFAGAGAGHQVLLVVPSLDLIVVRNGELLDDPEEGEGFWGALEKYLFNPIMEAIADQNATTATTNTPYPRSEVIRQVTFAPASTIIRKGVDSDNWPITWADDGDLYTAYGDGWGFEPRTERKLSLGFAKVIGSPPDFQGVNIRSLSGEREGDGALGPKASGMLMVDGVLYMWVRNVGNSQLAWSEDHGRTWEWGFRFETSFGCPTFLNFGRNYEGACDEYVYVYSQDGPSAYESYDQVVLARVPKDRIRDREAYEFFQHLDDAGEPVWTPDIHQREPVFRYLGRCQRMDAVYNPGLHRYLLALGFNHRGGWGIFDAPKPWGPWTTAFHTVYWGLGNTHYYRLPSKWISPDGRTMYLVFSGRTYDGVIYDAFCVRRMDLG
- a CDS encoding DeoR/GlpR transcriptional regulator; the protein is MAQLTEERQREIVEFVRVRQRATVAELSRRFDVSEATIRRDLEKLHSLGLIQRVHGGAMSVPQAAPEPPVLQRLHEQHGEKQRIGRAAAALVRDGETIFLGSGTTTLEVARALHGRRGLTVITNALSIANELAEDPDIELIILGGTFRRSELSMIGHLTEQALKELRADKVIMGIRAIHPEHGLTNDYVPETMTDRAIIRSGQELIIVADHTKFGRVSTAFVAPITAATCIITDGDVDPEMVAQIEALGVRVTKT
- a CDS encoding PHP domain-containing protein, giving the protein MNVIGTYDLHSHTTFSDGTHDVRMMVRAAEAAQLHVYAITDHLMEGSRLWKSDAPIDALLAAVDEAQEETAITLLVGVEGTIEGPDGAVSVGRELAARLDLVLVDFGFRTAGVFADAPASKGRLIRNALDAVIHACQHPWVDVIAHPFNLGRCQPAVDLRELPASGLDEAAAAFAETGTIFEVMTQMYFWFPNMTVAALTDAYVDLVARFAAAGVRFSVGSDAHRTGSVGNLIWPRVVLERAGVPASQLIDPLRDLPLRHRHR
- a CDS encoding TIGR00266 family protein, whose product is MALNYRIEGTTLPVVTIELQPGQRIYSESGGMSWMSGNVEMKTTTGGGLGKMLRRALSGEALFVVEYYTNDGPGTIAFAAEFPGKIVPVELEKGQTIIVQKDAFMCAERSVDLDMQFRRRLGAGLFGGEGFIMQKLTGPGLVFVNFDGEIVEYNLEAGQELKVDTGHLAMMDPTVDFDVTIVKGISNILLGGEGLFLATLRGPGRVWLQTMPMSKLANKIAQFMPQVGGKGSSGGLNIDLGTLLGGNR